GCTCGATGGCCCCAGTCGGATGAACCTGGTTCGCAACGCGCTGGACAACCTGACGATCTCGAAAGATCCAAAACGCACGCTACCGGCCTTCATCACGATCGCCGTGCAAAACGGAGGCAACGACGGCAAAGGCAGCCAGCGTGGCTTGGAATACGACACGATGTCCGACCGCCATGCCCGCTTCATCAACGACGAAGTCCTGCCAGCCGTCTTAAGTAATGCTCAGATCAAAGCGGCCTATCCCAACCTCGCGTTCACCAGCGATCCATGGGGCAAAGGGGTCATGGGGTGCAGCTCTGGTGGCGCCGCCGCGCTGACGATGGGCTGGTTTCGCCCCGATCTGTTTCGCCGCCTGATCACGTATTCTGGCACGTTTGTCGATCAACAAGACGACGACGCACCGCAAGAGAAAGACTACCCACTGGGCGCATGGGAATACCATTCGAGCATGAAGCTGATCGAAACCAGCGAAAAGAAGCCGCTGCGAATCTTCACACACGTCGCCGAGAACGACAATCGAGCCAATGACCCCGAACAGACCTACCACAACTGGGTGATGGCCAACCGCCGCACGGCCGCCGCGCTGAAAGCGAAGGGATACGACTATCGCT
This portion of the Bremerella alba genome encodes:
- a CDS encoding alpha/beta hydrolase, with protein sequence MRLLPFLALTFLITVLSCFGQAEEISGGGDFVIGPDYQIDPDLTDQGNPQGKYFEFSMPLANSKIFDGKDTTLNPKKDVRAERKVLVYIPAKYKDGTKAPVLVTLDGPSRMNLVRNALDNLTISKDPKRTLPAFITIAVQNGGNDGKGSQRGLEYDTMSDRHARFINDEVLPAVLSNAQIKAAYPNLAFTSDPWGKGVMGCSSGGAAALTMGWFRPDLFRRLITYSGTFVDQQDDDAPQEKDYPLGAWEYHSSMKLIETSEKKPLRIFTHVAENDNRANDPEQTYHNWVMANRRTAAALKAKGYDYRFIYSKATRHCDKKVFEQTLADTLVWMWDGYEGE